GCGAAGGTGGTGCAGGGACTTTCTCCGATGGGAAACTTTATAGCCAAGTCAAAGATCCGCAACACTATGGGCGCAAAGTTCTCACTGAATTTGTGAATGCAGGCGCATCCTCTGAGATTCTCTACATCAATAAACCCCATATTGGCACGCTTAAACTAGTTGGCATCGTTCAAAGTTTTCGCGCTCAAATTCAAGCACTCGGCGGTGAAATTCGCTTTCAAAGTCGAGTGGAAGATATTGACATTCAAGATGGCAAAGCGAAAGGTGTAACCCTTGCTAGTGGTGAATATATTGCTAGTAATCATATCGTTCTTGCTGTTGGTCATAGCGCCCGTGACACCTTCCAAATGCTCTACGATCGCGGCGTATATATTGAAGCCAAGCCTTTCTCAATTGGCTTTCGGATTGAACATCCACAAACTCTGATTGATCAAGCGAGATTTGGCAATTACGCAGGAAATAAAATTTTAGGTGCTGCTGACTATAAGTTAGTTCACCATTGTCAGAATGGGCGTTCTGTTTATAGCTTCTGTATGTGTCCAGGGGGGCTAGTTGTGGCGGCAACTTCTGAGGTTGGGCGGGTGGTTACGAATGGCATGAGTCAATATTCGCGTAATGAGCGGAATGCCAATAGCGGCATCGTGGTGGGGATTACGCCCGACGATTATCCAGAGCATCCCCTTGCTGGCATTGATTTTCAGCGTCGCTTAGAATCTCGCGCCTTTGAGCTTGGTGGTGGAACCTATGCCGCACCAGCCCAACTTGTAGGGGATTTTCTTGCTAACCGTCCTTCTCAAGATCTCGGTAAAGTCCATCCTTCCTATGCACCTAATGTGAATTTATGTGATTTGAGTGAGAGTTTGCCTGACTATGCGATCGCTGCCATCCGCGAGGCTTTACCTGCCTTTAATAAACAAATCAAGGGGTTTGCGATGGATGATGCGATGCTCACGGGTGTAGAAACGCGCACTTCTTCACCGATTCGGATTAAACGTAATGAGAAATATCAGAGCCTCAATGTGGAAGGACTTTTTCCTACGGGTGAAGGTGCTGGCTATGCAGGTGGGATTCTCTCGGCGGGGATTGATGGGATTAAAGTCGCTGAGGCTGTAGCGTTGAGTATAATGACATAGCCGCCCATAAGCTATTTGGATTACTAATGCATCGTATTGCCACTATTTCAGGGGGCTGGAACCAGTCCACCGACAGCGTTGTTTTTGTTGATCAGCAACCTGCACCGATTGTGATCATCACGGCTGCGGATACGGATATCCAAACCCTTGCGGCGGCTACTGCGAACTTGCCTGAAGATTTTCCGCAAATTCGTGTGGTGAATGTCTTGCAGTTGCAGCAACAAATTGCGATCGATACCTATGCAGAAGAGGTCTTGGCAAGTGCCAAGGTGATTATTGTGCGATTGATTGGGGGACAGTCTTACTGGAGTTATGGATTAGAAGTAGTTAAGGAAACTGTGGCGAATACGGGTGCAGTTTTGATTGTATTACCGGGGGATGAGCGTCCTGATCCGAGCTTAACGAGTCATTCCACAACCTCGCTAACTTTGGTGAATCAGGCTTGGCAATATTTTATTGAAGCAGGGGTTAGTAATTATCAGAATTTATTGAAGTTCATTGCTAAGGAATTTTTAGAAATAGCGATCGCATATCAAATACCTCAGTCAGTGCCTCGGATTGGGATATTTGATCCCCCCCAGCCCCCCTTGAGAAAGGGGGGAGAATTTGATCCCCCCCAGCCCCCCTTGAGAAAGGGGGGAGAAGAATTTTCTTCTTCCCCCTTTTTAAGGGGGATTGAGGGGGATCTCGGATTAGTGGCGATTCTTTTTTATCGCGCTCATTATTTATCGGGAAATACGGGAGCGATCGCGGCTTTATGTGAGTCATTGCGAGAACGTAATCTCAAACCTTTACCCATTTATGTTTCATCTTTAAAGGAGCCTGATGTACAAGCA
This genomic stretch from Pseudanabaena galeata CCNP1313 harbors:
- a CDS encoding NAD(P)/FAD-dependent oxidoreductase, yielding MLRITEIKLPLDHPEDALKLAILKKLQIKPEELTSYSIFKRSYDARKKTDIYLVYIVDVETPLEKQLGDRLSKDPHVKPTPDMSYQYVTKAPSNLKTRPIVIGMGPAGMFAGLMLAQMGFRPIILERGKAVRDRTADTFNFWKGRAEFNPESNAQFGEGGAGTFSDGKLYSQVKDPQHYGRKVLTEFVNAGASSEILYINKPHIGTLKLVGIVQSFRAQIQALGGEIRFQSRVEDIDIQDGKAKGVTLASGEYIASNHIVLAVGHSARDTFQMLYDRGVYIEAKPFSIGFRIEHPQTLIDQARFGNYAGNKILGAADYKLVHHCQNGRSVYSFCMCPGGLVVAATSEVGRVVTNGMSQYSRNERNANSGIVVGITPDDYPEHPLAGIDFQRRLESRAFELGGGTYAAPAQLVGDFLANRPSQDLGKVHPSYAPNVNLCDLSESLPDYAIAAIREALPAFNKQIKGFAMDDAMLTGVETRTSSPIRIKRNEKYQSLNVEGLFPTGEGAGYAGGILSAGIDGIKVAEAVALSIMT